Proteins co-encoded in one Arachis hypogaea cultivar Tifrunner chromosome 11, arahy.Tifrunner.gnm2.J5K5, whole genome shotgun sequence genomic window:
- the LOC112723713 gene encoding uncharacterized protein, with protein MVPSEVNNLHNFYLSQENQFLFPPNFTLLQNDISNINLNTLLTQFPSYYLQHSLGYNSNNSELLVPPSYLSSNSTTSDEAEENQLNIIDERRQRRMISNRESARRSRMRKQKHLDELWSQVVRLRNENHNLIDQLNRVSESYEKLLQENACLKEEVSDLRRMFTKLQIATTTTIFSGGRDEFSNNNSINSRELL; from the coding sequence ATGGTTCCTAGTGAGGTGAATAATCTTCATAACTTCTATCTATCACAAGAAAACCAATTCTTATTTCCACCAAACTTTACCTTATTACAAAATGATATATCAAACATTAACCTAAACACCCTCTTAACCCAATTTCCAAGCTATTACCTACAACATTCATTAGGGTATAATAGTAATAATAGTGAACTTCTTGTTCCTCCTTCATACCTTAGTAGTAATTCAACAACTTCGGATGAAGCTGAAGAGAATCAACTCAACATCATTGATGAGAGGAGGCAGAGGAGGATGATATCAAACCGCGAATCGGCACGAAGATCGAGGATGAGAAAACAAAAGCACTTGGATGAATTATGGTCGCAGGTTGTGAGACTCAGAAACGAGAATCACAACCTGATTGACCAACTCAATCGTGTCTCTGAGTCTTATGAAAAATTGCTACAAGAGAATGCGTGTCTTAAGGAAGAAGTTTCCGATCTTCGTCGAATGTTCACGAAACTCCAAATtgcaaccaccaccaccattttTTCCGGTGGTAGAGATGAATTCTCAAACAATAACTCAATTAACTCTAGGGAATTGCTATGA